In Actinomycetota bacterium, one genomic interval encodes:
- a CDS encoding response regulator, translated as MAEKILVVDDDREMVELIELFLSNAGFLTLSAFSGEEALEKTFKEKPDLILLDIMMPKIDGWEVLRRIKNDPEVQNTPVAFITARTQNIDKMIGLSVMKAAGYITKPFSKQELLTEVRRIIDERKRSAGGQ; from the coding sequence GTGGCCGAGAAGATCCTGGTCGTCGACGACGATCGCGAGATGGTCGAGCTCATAGAGCTCTTCCTCAGCAACGCCGGTTTCCTCACCCTGTCCGCTTTTTCGGGGGAAGAGGCGCTGGAGAAGACCTTCAAGGAGAAGCCCGACCTTATCCTGCTGGACATCATGATGCCTAAGATCGACGGCTGGGAGGTGTTGCGGCGCATCAAGAACGACCCCGAGGTGCAGAACACTCCGGTGGCCTTTATCACGGCCCGTACCCAGAACATAGACAAGATGATCGGGCTGTCGGTGATGAAAGCGGCGGGATACATCACCAAACCCTTCAGCAAACAGGAGCTGCTGACCGAGGTCAGGCGCATCATCGACGAGCGCAAGCGGAGCGCGGGAGGACAATGA
- a CDS encoding ATPase domain-containing protein has translation MGDTELAERASTGNEQLDQMMEGGPLRGSVTLVIGAPGTGKTCLGLEFIAKGVDMGEPGLIVTFEHFPKKLLRDALALGFDLQEMERDGMLRILFTSPEIFFEQAQTPGGLLDTMVQELGARRILIDSISHLERLARDPVKLREVAFTFVNALLRHGLTAIVTQEDPDITGDITAAQYGISYLVDAVVILRYVELDSSVSRAILVLKQRASSHDKSIREFRVTDRGILVGEPFADREGLLSGLPRRKEIDAFMEVFGKKAKPAGKGEVD, from the coding sequence ATGGGCGATACCGAGCTGGCGGAACGGGCCTCTACGGGGAACGAGCAGCTCGACCAGATGATGGAGGGCGGTCCCCTCCGGGGTTCGGTCACCTTGGTCATCGGAGCCCCCGGAACCGGCAAGACCTGCCTGGGGCTGGAGTTCATCGCCAAGGGCGTGGACATGGGGGAACCAGGCCTCATCGTCACTTTCGAGCATTTCCCGAAGAAGCTCTTGAGGGACGCTTTGGCCCTCGGTTTCGACCTGCAGGAGATGGAGCGAGACGGCATGCTGCGCATCCTATTCACGTCCCCGGAGATATTCTTCGAGCAGGCCCAGACCCCCGGCGGCCTCCTGGACACCATGGTGCAGGAGCTCGGGGCCAGGCGGATCCTGATCGACTCCATATCCCACCTGGAGCGCCTGGCGCGCGACCCGGTCAAGCTGCGCGAGGTCGCCTTCACCTTCGTAAACGCCCTGCTCAGACACGGCCTGACGGCCATCGTAACCCAGGAGGACCCCGATATCACAGGCGATATCACCGCGGCGCAATACGGCATATCCTACCTGGTCGACGCGGTGGTAATCCTGCGTTACGTGGAGCTTGACTCCTCGGTGAGCCGGGCGATCCTGGTCCTGAAGCAGCGTGCAAGCTCGCACGACAAGTCCATACGCGAATTCCGCGTCACCGACCGCGGCATACTAGTCGGCGAGCCCTTCGCCGACCGCGAGGGCCTGCTGTCGGGGCTGCCGCGGCGCAAAGAGATAGACGCCTTCATGGAAGTGTTCGGGAAGAAAGCGAAGCCTGCCGGAAAAGGGGAGGTCGATTGA
- a CDS encoding PAS domain-containing protein, giving the protein MGPERLSRPFHAAGAAAVAFSGVALLAGLFDWRVVFIVFAALALLSIVLALAAARMHAHHPRAAVEARPQAAYSMLDSLPSPTLLVDEKGVILEVNHLAREFVTATGRDPSALLGTRLDEAFLPPYFASWTPVLERVAAEESPLERRDEQYFLESRSGFCRVWVSLAAPDGPGTKRFIVMVQDITTEITEHSSLLEASEREAGVFEGVPVKIAVLDRNFRLARCNRLMMRWIHDTCGLAESEIVGLPALDIMPQEFRADWKRILRRVLVEGRAFEQPRVHQSVEGVDFFHRVRLHPLADESGNVREALLLYEDVTEYVRLERRLAETTDYLNLLIESLNDGFYAMDAQGRFSFCNQAFLDMLGISNSDELFRKDAVEIVMPDERRKIERMLERRRRGEKVFFETLLRSRGDIPLPVQISSAPLFRAGKFSGIVGIAHDLSERRRLEAMVERSHQDLEKAYEELSVLDKMKSDFIAIASHELRTPLSIIKGYADAFQFGELGDLSTFQMDKMKIINARADQMTKIINDLLDVTRLEEGRLVGEKWPAPVEGLIVNAVSEYKGRAAQGGQELHYTVEDNLPPVSVDVWRVHQVMENLIGNAMKFTPEGGSIEVTARSSSEPGMVEIEVRDTGPGIPAKEQEKLFTMFYQIETDSSRSAGGLGLGLVISKGIVEGHGGRIWVESDAGLGSSFKFTLPVSREA; this is encoded by the coding sequence ATGGGACCTGAGCGCCTCTCGCGCCCCTTCCACGCCGCGGGCGCGGCCGCTGTCGCGTTCAGCGGCGTGGCCTTGCTGGCGGGCCTGTTCGACTGGCGGGTGGTTTTCATCGTCTTCGCCGCCCTCGCGCTGCTCTCTATCGTCCTTGCCCTTGCCGCCGCCCGGATGCATGCGCACCACCCTCGCGCCGCCGTGGAGGCGCGCCCGCAGGCGGCGTATTCCATGCTGGACTCCCTGCCCTCCCCCACCTTGCTGGTGGACGAGAAGGGCGTGATACTGGAGGTCAACCATCTGGCGCGCGAGTTCGTCACCGCCACCGGCCGAGACCCCTCCGCCCTGCTGGGGACGAGGCTGGACGAGGCCTTCCTGCCTCCCTATTTCGCCAGCTGGACACCGGTGCTGGAGAGGGTCGCCGCGGAGGAGTCGCCGCTGGAGCGCCGAGACGAGCAGTATTTCCTCGAGAGCAGGTCCGGCTTCTGCCGGGTATGGGTCTCGCTGGCGGCACCGGACGGACCCGGGACGAAACGCTTCATCGTCATGGTCCAGGACATCACCACCGAGATAACGGAGCACTCGTCACTGCTCGAGGCATCGGAGCGTGAGGCGGGCGTCTTCGAGGGCGTGCCGGTGAAGATCGCCGTGTTGGACCGCAATTTCCGCCTGGCGAGGTGCAACCGCCTGATGATGCGCTGGATCCACGACACCTGCGGCCTCGCAGAATCCGAGATAGTCGGCCTGCCCGCCCTGGACATCATGCCCCAGGAATTCAGGGCCGACTGGAAACGCATCCTCAGGCGCGTGCTGGTGGAGGGGCGCGCCTTCGAGCAGCCGCGCGTGCACCAGTCCGTGGAAGGTGTGGACTTTTTCCACCGCGTGCGGCTGCACCCCCTGGCCGACGAGTCCGGTAACGTGAGGGAAGCCCTGCTCCTCTACGAGGACGTGACCGAATACGTGCGCCTCGAGCGCCGCCTGGCCGAGACCACCGACTACCTCAACCTGCTCATCGAGAGCCTCAACGACGGGTTCTATGCCATGGACGCCCAGGGCAGGTTCTCCTTCTGCAACCAGGCGTTCCTGGATATGCTCGGGATCAGCAACTCCGACGAACTCTTCCGAAAAGACGCGGTGGAGATCGTCATGCCCGATGAGCGGCGCAAGATAGAGCGCATGCTGGAGCGGCGCAGGCGCGGCGAGAAGGTCTTCTTCGAGACCCTGCTCAGGTCCCGGGGGGACATCCCGCTGCCGGTGCAGATAAGCTCCGCTCCCCTCTTCCGCGCCGGGAAGTTCTCCGGTATCGTGGGCATCGCCCACGACCTCAGCGAACGGCGCCGCCTGGAGGCGATGGTCGAGCGCAGCCACCAGGACCTGGAGAAGGCCTACGAGGAGCTATCCGTGCTCGACAAGATGAAGTCTGATTTCATAGCCATCGCCTCGCACGAATTGCGCACGCCGCTCTCCATCATCAAGGGCTATGCCGACGCCTTCCAGTTCGGTGAACTCGGAGACCTCTCTACGTTCCAGATGGACAAGATGAAGATAATAAACGCCCGCGCGGACCAGATGACCAAGATCATCAACGACCTCCTGGACGTGACCCGCCTGGAAGAGGGCCGCCTGGTGGGCGAGAAGTGGCCCGCTCCCGTGGAAGGGCTTATAGTAAACGCCGTATCGGAATACAAGGGCCGGGCCGCCCAGGGCGGGCAGGAGCTGCATTACACCGTGGAGGACAACCTGCCGCCGGTGAGCGTCGACGTGTGGCGCGTGCACCAGGTGATGGAGAACCTTATCGGCAACGCCATGAAGTTCACCCCGGAGGGGGGGTCCATCGAGGTTACGGCGCGCAGCTCCAGCGAGCCGGGCATGGTGGAGATAGAGGTCAGGGACACGGGGCCGGGGATACCGGCTAAGGAGCAGGAAAAACTATTTACTATGTTTTACCAAATAGAGACGGACTCCTCGCGCTCCGCGGGCGGCCTGGGCCTGGGCCTGGTCATATCCAAGGGCATCGTCGAGGGACACGGAGGGCGCATCTGGGTGGAGAGCGATGCGGGCCTCGGCTCCTCGTTCAAGTTCAC